A window of the Lactuca sativa cultivar Salinas chromosome 7, Lsat_Salinas_v11, whole genome shotgun sequence genome harbors these coding sequences:
- the LOC111913116 gene encoding transcription factor MYB10 yields MRGGGGGRSPCCDKSKVKKGPWSPAEDVRLVSFIQKHGHSNWRSLPKQAGLLRCGKSCRLRWINYLRPDVKRGSFTPQEEHSIIRLHATFGNKWSKIASQLPGRTDNEIKNVWNTHLKKRSVLMSKNETLLSTPSTSPASNISISIDQPHINNQEISSNHLDIDPKVIAREGAGGGALLVEVIDQPSTPSSTASCNTHDEVNLKIPSESELEFWNMLEDIQLQPQPIAEHHGAHIPNGSIDVEYWMRLLEEELGLLDTTPATQQIHQNDLTETTKTKLNEEQAVFGYNTEMWCKINDEISTLWPTSPQNFGF; encoded by the exons atgagaggaggaggaggagggcgTTCCCCGTGCTGTGACAAGAGTAAGGTGAAGAAAGGGCCGTGGAGTCCGGCGGAGGACGTCAGGCTCGTCTCTTTCATTCAGAAACATGGCCATTCCAACTGGCGTTCTCTCCCAAAACAAGCCG GTCTGCTAAGGTGTGGAAAGAGCTGCCGTCTGAGATGGATAAATTACCTACGGCCAGATGTAAAGAGGGGAAGTTTTACTCCCCAAGAAGAGCATTCCATTATTCGCCTTCACGCCACCTTCGGGAACAA GTGGTCGAAGATTGCATCACAGTTGCCTGGACGAACGGACAACGAGATCAAGAATGTGTGGAATACACATTTGAAGAAAAGATCAGTGCTGATGAGCAAAAATGAAACTTTGTTGTCAACACCTTCAACGTCACCGGCTTCCAACATctcaattagtattgatcagccTCACATTAATAATCAAGAAATTTCTTCTAATCACCTGGATATTGATCCAAAAGTGATAGCTCGAGAGGGAGCTGGTGGAGGTGCATTATTGGTTGAAGTTATAGATCAACCATCAACGCCATCTTCAACCGCGTCTTGCAATACTCATGATGAAGTAAATCTTAAAATTCCTTCAGAATCAGAGCTTGAATTTTGGAACATGCTTGAGGACATACAATTACAGCCACAACCAATCGCGGAACACCATGGAGCCCATATCCCAAATGGATCGATAGACGTTGAGTACTGGATGAGATTGTTAGAGGAAGAACTTGGATTACTAGATACAACTCCTGCTACTCAACAAATTCACCAAAATGATCTAACCGAGACGACGAAGACCAAGCTGAACGAGGAGCAGGCAGTATTTGGTTACAATACGGAAATGTGGTGCAAAATAAATGACGAAATATCTACACTGTGGCCTACTTCCCCTCAAAATTTTGGGTTTTAG